The proteins below come from a single Phycisphaerae bacterium genomic window:
- a CDS encoding fucose isomerase yields MNWRNVKLGLCPIGKFVFSHEDAIDYKQRIKACLDAWDIWYVDLDDVLPDDDGLVRDQRHVGPVVDFFRREGVDALFVPHCNFGTEGAAGMIAKKLGLPVLLWGPRDEAPLADGTRLRDTLCGLFATSKVLVKLGVPFTYVENGRIDEPAFRNGMMDFMRTASVVKASRRLRIGLVGGRIDFFWTTKINESELLERFGVEIVPIDLVKVVQRVRQTAAEREGRYREELAELKQTFTFEGFESDEPLVRLLALRDFYLEWAHEQGLLAIAVESFTSLPDELGAYDSLARALAGDKGLPVVCETDVHGAISSVLAEAATLERTPSFLADLTIRHPDNDDAVLLWHAEGPTTLIADDSAKRIGKHWILPSPLSGMLHARLRGGPLTVARFDGDGGRYRLIAGEGQAVPGPQTQNTYVWMEVDDWPKWERAFIEGPYIHHVAVV; encoded by the coding sequence ATGAACTGGCGGAACGTCAAACTTGGGCTCTGCCCGATCGGCAAGTTCGTGTTCTCGCATGAGGACGCGATCGACTATAAACAGAGGATCAAAGCCTGCCTGGACGCCTGGGACATCTGGTACGTCGATCTCGACGACGTGCTGCCCGACGACGACGGGCTGGTGCGGGATCAGCGACACGTGGGGCCGGTGGTGGACTTTTTCCGCCGCGAGGGCGTGGACGCCCTGTTTGTGCCGCACTGCAACTTCGGCACCGAAGGGGCCGCCGGGATGATCGCCAAGAAGCTCGGGTTGCCGGTCCTGTTGTGGGGCCCGCGCGACGAGGCGCCGCTGGCGGACGGCACGCGGCTTCGCGATACGCTCTGCGGGCTGTTCGCCACCAGCAAGGTGCTGGTCAAACTCGGCGTGCCGTTTACCTACGTCGAGAACGGCCGGATCGATGAGCCGGCATTCCGGAACGGCATGATGGACTTCATGCGGACGGCGTCGGTGGTCAAGGCGTCGCGACGGCTGCGGATCGGCCTGGTGGGCGGGCGGATCGACTTTTTCTGGACGACCAAGATCAACGAGAGCGAACTGCTCGAACGGTTCGGCGTGGAGATCGTCCCGATCGACCTGGTGAAGGTGGTGCAGCGGGTTCGACAGACCGCCGCCGAGCGGGAGGGCCGCTATCGCGAGGAACTGGCGGAGCTGAAGCAGACCTTCACGTTCGAGGGCTTTGAAAGCGACGAACCGCTGGTGCGGCTGCTGGCCTTGCGCGACTTCTACCTGGAATGGGCCCACGAACAGGGCCTGCTGGCGATCGCCGTCGAATCGTTCACATCGCTGCCGGATGAGTTGGGCGCCTACGACTCGCTGGCGAGGGCCCTGGCGGGCGACAAGGGGCTGCCGGTGGTCTGCGAGACGGACGTGCACGGGGCGATCTCGTCGGTGCTGGCTGAGGCGGCGACGCTGGAGCGGACGCCGTCGTTTCTGGCCGACCTGACCATACGGCATCCGGACAACGACGACGCGGTGTTACTGTGGCACGCGGAAGGCCCGACCACGCTGATCGCCGACGACAGCGCCAAGCGGATCGGCAAGCACTGGATCCTGCCCAGCCCGCTTTCCGGCATGCTGCACGCGCGACTGCGAGGCGGCCCGCTGACCGTGGCCCGGTTCGACGGCGACGGCGGACGCTACCGCCTGATCGCCGGCGAAGGCCAAGCCGTGCCCGGCCCGCAGACCCAGAACACCTACGTCTGGATGGAAGTGGACGACTGGCCGAAGTGGGAGCGGGCGTTTATCGAAGGGCCGTACATCCATCACGTGGCGGTCGT